Proteins encoded by one window of Cydia fagiglandana chromosome Z, ilCydFagi1.1, whole genome shotgun sequence:
- the LOC134678666 gene encoding uncharacterized protein LOC134678666: MRERSVFKMADDFDKEAPDVMENQIITENPLEFSVIVIKKEVLNFYDSEFESTTSSVQDRKPYLQEEIIPNSFDALSSEIPDSDIYQNKLLKSKKIIFGSTSNLVSNDEDHCEYSDKLYPENEVSYEKDPKLHPDSIDENYFEELVTSYEPKVELLDIKSYLHKSRRYCATCGILFPELNAFEKHVRIYHKASDLNKRRIYKCTICDKKFVTPQVLRNHKSNIHKLNNGKILQGSKYRRVLDKTIQQHRCTICDKNFVAPHVLRTHLINIHKINYAGVPHGINQNTKNNTTKELDSQVLNHDKTLGWSNTCFHCKKTFDTQKCLIEHLYDILQMKRKNTEIVPVLKSILFKCNKCDINFTSSQFAANHAEHMEMLINWKCTICNRIFKKEDALSHERQHSVSNNFLVYNLGDIDVTRILYKCSKCAVHFTESNFLYHFRDCGLEVSKSIHCRICNMSLDYNIITCHESENHTEPNYYTIIESDVISDNPVKLTANKYQEKDKLQELNESFCEVKVVLQRIDSNKVNKSNSVKWSSNEYLSDVESSTYEQTSNSPQRLQNDTNASGFCSTAETTVRNQKKIDLRRKNHLTYYYCETCKCFVSGLKKKVHLEARCKEKSKGTCKRCGLTFTTASLMTHRRLHKERKDLTLKSFKFFNLYTGQPINLNKPEFVNTKQPVKTQLRRRNLTYYYCETCKCFLTKFNKAIFHKRKFCKNIAKANCKHCGLLFTNASIMTHRRLHEEIKDLTVNNLKLFNLYNGQPMDPPVSAPEIISLQQPVNNEAEIGHVKRPANNGDRSTKKVFTTYYFCETCKCSVTKNKKKFHLEERCKDSIKSTCKYCGLTFTNKSMITHMRLHKERKGLTLKSFKFFNLYNGLRMSPPIREFINLNEHVKTLSDLESSSCEQTSNTPQELQKDNNAYGYCSTTKTTERHQKRLDLRQNRNLTYYYCDTCKCFVSKIKRNIHLEARCKKFRTETCQLCGLTFTTASLVTHERLHEEKKDLSLNNFKLFNLYNGLPMNLPVPGNTIIKGTVNNAAEVKKNKRSAKSIKNWQTRRNLTYYYCETCKCSVTKFRKDVHLEARCSKLTKMTCKLCGLMFTKQSMITHTRLHHEKRDISLKNFKFFNLYNDEPIDIPVHKVAKTLIYSEAEVVKRPTNVEAKDECLLQPACDKDDFDNVNRPVNIEGEYICSDPPITNEADVENLKCLLNNEAQSGNIKPPINIIPDIESVILPENNDAIVINTKCLSNVQAAVENMIGLVYNKAEVAGVKQTINTESEDHLYNSLPVNFPVPGNAIIKGTVNNAAEVKNNKRAAKSVKNWQTRRNLTYYYCETCKCSVTKFRKDVHLEARCSKLTKTTCKLCGLMFTKQSMITHTRLHHEKRDISLKNFKFFNLYNDEPIDIPVHKVAKTPIYSEAEVVKRLINVEAKDECLLQPASDKDDFDNVNRPVNIEGEYICSDPPINNEPDVENIKCLLNNEAQSGNLKSPINIIPDVDSLMPENNDAIVINTKCLSNIQAAVENIIGLVYNKAEVDVVKQTTNIESEVLNTKYPSNIQTDIENIERIVNNEVEVAKTPIHSDAEVVKRPINVEAKDECLLQPVSDKDDFDDVNRPVNIEGEYICSNPPINNEADVEDIKRLLNNDALSGNLTPPINIIPHEESIILPENNDAMVINTKCLSNIQAAVENIIGLVYNKAEVDGVKQTTNFESEVLNTKYPSNIQTDIENIERIVNNEVEVANLKRSINIGTAVENLTRPINNNSENDHFENPLNIEAEDTNIKLPVNSKSLSNNKALDESKNRHVDNEENIEDENIARPVNLSTKFAEINRPVIYEDDKDMSTRFCQKYYYCETCKCFVTHFRKNTHLRARCKKLAKMTCKHCGLTFTNGSMLTHRRLHEEKEDLTFDNFRFFNLYNGQPMNPPIQEIVDIEQTEGLEVVNITQPSHNKTGSLHLKLPGNAKDWRTKINMTLYYCETCECFVTKYKKDFHLQARCKNFTKVTCERCGLTITSNSIMTHIRLHEEMKEDTLNNFKFFNLFNGQPMNSHTLDVLIKERNVNAKAKVVSIKPAGKEDKIVNIKRPLNIKAKRTRRNLSYYFCETCKCFVTKFTKNAHLQARCKSFSKITCKLCGLRFTKASMMTHKRLHKENKDLSVKNFKFFYLNNGQPMNAPVSEAVNRKRLVDERSLSNYYCETCKCFETETRKGDHIHENCINMEKLPCKYCGLIFSSASFVLHKSLHEERKNLTLNNFTFFELQNGKPMNPPLPEYPKCISCAVHFLTITAKNSHICSEVSSLTCHICEIKLSEAAFKLHMTFHQFITDNTKMIESSNVQSASSAITINLDQIDIDHHGTLKNVTNTSNDESHETELHNFVGVAEASLLITSGSIVYTCRNCSVSVDTYDKAVEHSQRHYEPGEHVTQTIVCELCNLNIDEACYTEHQNVHENGSQFKLLHFDSYYLPADNNLWIKHIFETLPNEEIVEILRNSIYRFECRIKMDVIQQGDPDLTVYKCDQCGCFIEPSSLFKHSDNACFKLRNHPCTVCGIPFNSSASRIDHEKIHNRPNLTMESYKIVVFNRERDLQINRSFCLRKNYVLYKCRNCDVIIDKLREDVHKCDFTNVKECPDCALLLNMMDYGSHMNMHKEFISFNYSNMKVILLGEANTLEVTSEIISKLKFKGAIYDYKMFVCNKCEICIRNEESMLKHICRFGKQRSKCLKCGLYFSVGRLKTHTRCHEQDPDFLRSNMYIIAIDPCTFDKNKNDTKLYSKDKDSELSDSNTDSDSEILRANYTSTGDDANTVGLTTEHIEEETAKLYKCTCELHFLNEDGISRHFGACRANSKIPKLKCQKCDLLFTPNVLFTHLLAHHNNNGRRYKYDIVEMDCNQGNTIQ, translated from the exons TTTTTAAAATGGCAGATGATTTTGATAAAGAAGCTCCGGATGTAATGGAGAATCAAATCATAACGGAAAACCCGCTTGAGTTTTCTGTAATAGTTATAAAAAAAGAAGTCCTAAATTTTTATGATAGTG AATTTGAATCTACAACAAGTTCAGTTCAAGATAGAAAACCATATTTACAAGAGGAAATTATACCAAATTCCTTTGATGCTCTAAGCTCAGAAATACCTGACAGcgacatatatcaaaataaacttCTCAAGtccaaaaaaattatatttgggtcTACGTCGAATTTAGTTTCCAATGATGAAGACCATTGTGAATATTCTGATAAACTTTATCCGGAAAATGAGGTGTCCTACGAAAAGGATCCAAAACTCCATCCAGATTCAATTGACGAAAACTATTTTGAAGAGTTGGTAACATCTTACGAACCAAAGGTTGAGTTGCTTGATATAAAGTCTTATTTACACAAATCCAGAAGATATTGTGCCACTTGTGGAATTTTATTTCCAGAACTTAATGCTTTTGAGAAGCATGTACGAATATATCACAAAGCGAGTGACTTAAATAAACGCCGTATATATAAATGCACAATTTGCGACAAAAAATTCGTTACGCCTCAGGTCTTAAGAAATCATAAAAGTAATATTCATAAATTGAATAATGGGAAAATATTACAAGGATCAAAATACAGACGTGTCTTAGATAAAACAATACAGCAACATAGATGCACAATTTGTGACAAAAATTTTGTTGCACCTCATGTATTAAGAACGCATCttataaatattcataaaattaattatGCGGGAGTTCCACATGGAATAAATCAAAATACCAAAAACAATACTACGAAGGAGTTAGATAGTCAAGTTTTGAACCATGATAAAACTTTGGGATGGAGTAATACATGTTTTCATTGCAAAAAAACATTTGATACACAGAAGTGTCTAATTGAACACTTGTACGACATTCTACAGatgaaaagaaaaaatacaGAAATTGTTCCAGTATTGAAGTCAATTTTGTTTAAATGCAATAAATgtgacattaattttacttcatcACAATTTGCAGCAAACCATGCTGAGCATATGGAAATGTTAATTAATTGGAAGTGTACTATCTGTAATCGAATATTCAAAAAAGAAGATGCTTTAAGTCACGAAAGACAGCATTCGGTTTCGAACAACTTCTTAGTATATAATTTGGGTGATATAGATGTCACTAGAATTTTATACAAGTGTTCTAAATGCGCAGTACACTTTACTGAAAGTAACTTTCTTTATCATTTCCGAGACTGTGGTCTAGAAGTTTCTAAATCCATACACTGCAGAATTTGTAACATGTCACTGGATTACAACATAATAACCTGTCATGAATCTGAAAATCATACGGAACCTAACTATTATACTATTATCGAAAGTGATGTAATTTCAGATAACCCGGTGAAGTTGACGGCAAATAAATATCAAGAAAAGGATAAGTTACAAGAATTAAATGAGTCGTTTTGTGAGGTGAAAGTTGTTTTACAAAGAATCGATTCGAATAAAGTCAACAAATCTAATTCTGTAAAATGGTCCTCCAATGAGTATCTCAGCGATGTGGAATCCAGTACTTACGAACAAACTAGTAATTCGCCACAAAGACTGCAGAATGATACCAATGCCTCTGGATTTTGTTCAACTGCAGAAACTACTGTAAGAAATCAAAAGAAGATTGATTTGCGTCGAAAGAATCATCTAACATATTACTACTGCGAGACTTGTAAATGCTTCGTAAGTGGATTAAAGAAAAAAGTCCACTTAGAAGCACGCTGTAAAGAAAAATCCAAAGGGACTTGCAAACGATGTGGTCTTACGTTCACTACCGCGTCTTTGATGACACACAGAAGACTGCACAAAGAAAGAAAAGACTTGACATTGAAGAGTTTTAAATTCTTTAACCTGTACACAGGGCAGCCCATAAATCTTAACAAGCCTGAATTTGTAAATACAAAACAACCTGTAAAAACGCAACTGAGAAGGCGTAATCTGACATATTACTATTGTGAGACTTGTAAATGCTTTTTAACTAAGTTTAATAAAGCCATATTCCATAAACGTaagttttgtaaaaatatagCCAAGGCGAATTGCAAGCATTGTGgacttttgtttacaaatgCATCTATAATGACACATAGACGTCTACACGAGGAAATTAAAGACTTGACAGtgaataatttaaaattgtttAACCTGTACAATGGCCAACCCATGGATCCCCCAGTATCGGCACCGGAAATTATAAGTTTACAACAACCTGTGAATAATGAAGCTGAAATCGGACATGTTAAACGACCTGCGAATAATGGAGACAGGAGTACCAAGAAAGTTTTTACAACTTATTACTTCTGTGAAACTTGTAAATGCTCTGTAACCAAAAATAAGAAAAAGTTCCATTTAGAGGAACGGTGCAAGGACTCAATTAAATCGACTTGCAAATACTGTGGTCTaacatttacaaataaatcTATGATAACACATATGCGACTACACAAAGAAAGGAAAGGTTTGACATTGAAaagttttaagtttttcaatCTTTACAATGGCTTGCGCATGAGTCCTCCAATACGTGAATTTATCAACTTAAATGAACATGTAAAAACACTCAGCGATTTGGAATCCAGTTCTTGCGAACAAACTAGTAATACGCCACAAGAACTGCAGAAAGATAACAATGCCTATGGATATTGTTCAACGACAAAAACTACAGAAAGACACCAAAAGAGGCTAGATTTGCGTCAAAATCGCAATCTAACATATTACTACTGCGATACATGTAAATGCTTCGTAAGCAAAATAAAGAGAAATATCCACTTGGAAGCACGCTGTAAAAAATTTCGCACAGAAACTTGCCAACTATGTGGTCTTACGTTCACTACTGCGTCTTTGGTGACACATGAACGACTACATGAAGAAAAAAAGGACTTATCCTTaaacaattttaaattatttaacctCTACAACGGCCTACCCATGAATCTTCCTGTACCTGGAAATACGATTATAAAGGGAACTGTGAATAATGCAGctgaagtaaaaaaaaataaacgatcTGCGAAAAGTATCAAAAACTGGCAAACAAGGCGTAATCTTACATACTATTATTGTGAGACTTGTAAATGCTCCGTAACCAAATTTAGAAAAGATGTCCACTTAGAGGCACGGTGTAGTAAATTGACTAAAATGACGTGTAAACTTTGTGGTTTAATGTTCACTAAACAATCTATGATTACACATACGCGTCTACATCACGAAAAAAGGGACATTTCACTGAAGAATTTTAAATTCTTTAACCTATACAATGACGAACCAATAGATATTCCTGTACACAAAGTTGCAAAAACACTTATATATAGTGAAGCTGAAGTTGTAAAGCGACCTACTAACGTAGAAGCTAAAGATGAATGCTTATTACAACCTGCGTGCGACAAAGATGACTTTGATAATGTAAACCGACCTGTAAACATAGAAGGAGAATATATATGTTCTGATCCGCCTATAACCAATGAAGCTGACgttgaaaatttaaaatgtcTTTTAAACAATGAAGCTCAAAGTGGAAATATAAAACCACCTATAAATATTATACCTGATATAGAGAGTGTAATATTGCCTGAAAACAACGATGCTATAgttataaatacaaaatgcctCTCAAACgttcaagctgcagttgaaaataTGATAGGATTAGTCTACAATAAAGCTGAAGTTGCAGGTGTAAAACAAACTATAAACACTGAATCTGAGGATCACCTCTACAACAGCCTACCCGTGAATTTTCCTGTACCGGGAAATGCGATTATAAAGGGAACTGTGAATAATGCAGCTGAAGTCAAGAACAATAAACGAGCTGCGAAAAGTGTCAAAAACTGGCAAACAAGGCGTAATCTTACATACTATTATTGTGAGACTTGTAAATGCTCAGTAACCAAATTTAGAAAAGATGTCCACTTAGAGGCTCGATGTAGTAAATTGACTAAAACGACGTGTAAACTCTGTGGTTTAATGTTTACTAAACAGTCTATGATTACACATACGCGTCTACATCACGAAAAAAGGGACATTTCACTGAAGAATTTTAAATTCTTTAACCTATACAATGACGAACCAATAGATATTCCTGTACACAAAGTTGCAAAAACACCTATATATAGTGAAGCTGAAGTTGTAAAGCGACTTATTAACGTAGAAGCTAAAGATGAATGCTTATTACAACCTGCGAGCGACAAAGATGATTTTGATAATGTAAACCGACCTGTAAACATAGAAGGAGAATATATATGTTCTGATCCACCTATAAACAATGAACCTGATgttgaaaatataaaatgtctttTAAACAATGAAGCGCAAAGTGGAAATTTAAAATCACCTATAAATATTATACCTGATGTAGACAGTCTAATGCCTGAAAACAACGATGCTATAgttataaatacaaaatgcctCTCAAACattcaagctgcagttgaaaataTAATAGGATTAGTCTACAATAAAGCTGAAGTTGACGTTGTAAAACAAACTACAAACATTGAATCTGAGGTCTTGAATACAAAATACCCCTCAAACATTCAAACTGATATTGAAAATATAGAACGAATTGTGAATAATGAGGTTGAAGTTGCAAAAACACCTATACATAGTGATGCTGAAGTTGTAAAGCGACCTATTAACGTAGAAGCTAAAGATGAATGCTTATTACAACCTGTTAGCGACAAAGATGACTTTGATGATGTAAACCGACCTGTAAACATAGAAGGAGAATATATATGTTCTAATCCACCTATAAACAATGAAGCTGATGTTGAAGATATAAAACGTCTTTTAAACAATGACGCGCTAAGTGGAAATTTAACACCACCTATAAATATTATACCTCATGAAGAGAGTATAATATTGCCTGAAAACAATGATGCTATGgttataaatacaaaatgcctCTCAAACAtccaagctgcagttgaaaataTAATAGGATTAGTCTACAATAAAGCTGAAGTTGACGGTGTAAAACAAACTACAAACTTTGAATCTGAGGTCTTGAATACAAAATACCCCTCAAACATTCAAACTgatattgaaaatattgaaCGAATTGTGAATAATGAGGTTGAAGTTGCAAATTTAAAGCGATCTATAAACATTGGAACTGCAGTTGAAAATTTAACAAGACCCATAAACaataattccgaaaatgatcATTTTGAAAACCCTTTAAACATAGAAGCCGAAGATACAAACATTAAACTCCCTGTAAACAGTAAATCCCTTTCGAACAATAAAGCTTTAGATGAAAGTAAAAATCGACATGTAGACAATGAAGAAAATATTGAAGATGAAAATATTGCACGACCTGTGAACCTTAGCACAAAATTTGCAGAAATAAATCGACCTGTAATATACGAAGACGACAAAGATATGAGTACAAGGTTTTGTCAGAAATACTACTATTGTGAAACTTGCAAATGCTTCGTAACCCACTTTAGAAAAAATACCCACTTACGCGCTCGTTGCAAGAAATTAGCTAAAATGACTTGCAAACACTGTGGTCTAACGTTTACCAACGGTTCTATGTTGACACATAGACGTCTTCACGAGGAAAAGGAAGACTTAACATTCGACAATTTTAGATTCTTCAACTTATACAATGGCCAACCAATGAATCCTCCTATACAAGAAATTGTGGACATTGAACAAACTGAAGGCCTCGAAGTTGTGAATATAACACAACCTTCACACAATAAAACTGGATCTCTACACTTAAAATTACCTGGAAACGCTAAAGATTGGCGTACTAAAATTAATATGACATTATACTATTGTGAAACATGTGAATGCTTCgtaactaaatataaaaaagatTTTCACTTGCAGGCACGTTGCAAGAACTTCACCAAAGTGACTTGCGAACGTTGTGGTCTAACGATTACTAGCAATTCTATTATGACACATATACGCCTACATGAAGAAATGAAAGAGGACAcactaaataattttaaattttttaacctTTTCAATGGTCAACCTATGAATTCTCATACACTGGATGTTCTAATTAAGGAACGAAATGTAAATGCTAAAGCGAAAGTGGTAAGTATAAAACCTGCAGGTAAAGAAgataaaatagtaaatataaaacGACCTTTAAACATTAAAGCCAAACGTACAAGGCGTAATCTGAGCTATTACTTTTGTGAAACTTGTAAATGCTTCGTGACCAAGTTTACAAAAAATGCACATTTACAGGCCCGTTGCAAGAGTTTTTCCAAAATAACTTGCAAACTCTGTGGTCTAAGGTTCACCAAAGCATCTATGATGACACATAAACGTTTACATAAGGAAAACAAAGACTTATCGGTCAAAAATTTTAAATTCTTTTATCTAAATAATGGTCAACCAATGAATGCTCCTGTATCTGAGGCGGTAAATAGAAAACGACTTGTGGACGAACGCAGTCTGTCAAATTACTATTGTGAAACTTGTAAATGCTTTGAAACCGAGACGAGGAAAGGTGATCACATACACGAAAATTGCATAAACATGGAAAAATTACCTTGCAAATACTGTGGTCTAATATTTAGCAGCGCTTCTTTTGTACTACATAAAAGTCTACATGAGGAAAGAAAAAACTTGACATTAAACAATTTTACATTCTTTGAACTGCAAAATGGAAAACCCATGAATCCACCTTTACCTGAATATCCAAAATGTATCTCTTGTGCTGTACATTTTCTAACTATAACAGCTAAGAATAGCCACATATGCAGCGAAGTATCGTCTTTAACTTGCCATATTTGCGAAATCAAATTATCCGAAGCCGCTTTTAAATTGCATATGACGTTTCACCAATTTATAACAGATAACACTAAGATGATAGAATCAAGTAATGTGCAATCTGCTAGCAGTGCTATTACTATCAATTTAGATCAAATAGATATTGACCATCACGGTACTCTTAAAAACGTCACTAACACGTCCAATGACGAAAGCCACGAAACAGAATTACATAACTTCGTTGGGGTCGCCGAAGCGTCATTACTAATTACTTCAGGTAGTATAGTATATACTTGTCGAAATTGTTCGGTTTCTGTTGATACATATGATAAAGCAGTAGAGCACAGTCAAAGACATTACGAGCCTGGAGAACATGTGACACAAACAATAGTTTGTGAGTTGTGTAACTTAAACATTGACGAAGCATGTTACACAGAACATCAAAATGTACATGAAAATGGAAGCCAGTTCAAATTGTTACATTTTGACAGTTATTATTTGCCTGCAGATAATAACTTGTGGATAAAACATATCTTTGAAACTTTGCCAAATGAAGAAATCGTAGAAATTTTGAGAAATTCTATATACAGGTTCGAGTGTAGGATTAAGATGGATGTCATACAACAAGGAGATCCTGATTTAACTGTTTATAAATGTGATCAATGTGGCTGTTTCATTGAACCAAGTTCTTTGTTTAAGCATTCAGATAATGCTTGTTTTAAGCTGAGAAATCATCCCTGTACTGTATGTGGTATACCTTTTAACTCATCTGCATCGCGAATTGACCACGAAAAAATTCACAATCGTCCTAACCTTACAATGGAGTCGTACAAGATAGTTGTTTTCAATCGGGAACGGGACTTGCAGATAAATCGTTCTTTTTGTTTGCGTAAAAATTACGTTTTATATAAATGCAGGAACTGTGATGTAATCATTGATAAACTTCGAGAAGATGTTCACAAATGTGACTTCACTAATGTGAAGGAGTGCCCAGATTGCGCATTGCTGCTGAATATGATGGACTATGGAAGTCACATGAATATGCACAAAGAATTTATCAGTTTTAATTATAGCAACATGAAAGTGATTCTCCTCGGCGAAGCGAATACTTTGGAAGTGACGAGTGAAATTAtctcaaaattaaaattcaagggAGCAATATATGATTATAAAATGTTTGTATGTAATAAATGTGAGATTTGTATTAGGAATGAGGAATCCATGCTTAAACACATCTGCCGTTTTGGAAAACAACGGTCAAAGTGTTTAAAATGTGGCTTGTATTTTTCTGTTGGAAGATTGAAGACGCATACAAGGTGTCATGAACAAGATCCTGATTTTCTTCGGtcaaatatgtacataattgCAATCGATCCGTGCACTTTTGATAAGAATAAAAATGACACTAAATTGTATAGCAAAGATAAAGACTCTGAACTCTCAGATAGCAATACCGATTCTGATTCAGAAATCTTACGCGCTAATTATACAAGTACGGGCGATGATGCAAATACAGTAGGATTGACGACAGAACATATCGAAGAAGAAACTGCAAAGCTTTACAAGTGTACTTGTGAGTTGCATTTTTTAAATGAAGATGGTATATCTAGGCATTTTGGTGCGTGCAGAGCAAATTCcaaaatacctaaactaaaaTGCCAAAAATGTGACTTACTATTTACTCCAAATGTCTTGTTTACGCATCTGTTAGCTCATCATAATAATAATGGTCGCCGTTATAAGTATGATATAGTTGAAATGGATTGCAATCAAGGGAATACGATTCAGTAA